Sequence from the Eleutherodactylus coqui strain aEleCoq1 chromosome 13, aEleCoq1.hap1, whole genome shotgun sequence genome:
ATTATATGATGCTGTTgaccaaaaatataaaaatctgcATTCACAGCTTATGATCTGGGCTGAGGATCCAATTGAATGATGCACAAAGCATTCTTCATACTTTCTCTTCCAGATGCCAGTTGCAGTTGGTGGGCCCTATGGGCAATCGCAGCCCAGCTGTTTTGACAAAGTAAAGATGGGTTTCATGATGGGCTTCTCTGTAGGCATGCAGCTGGGGCACTATTTGGCACTTTCTCATGTTTAAGGTAAGCAAACAAATGGTGCTTAGTTGTTCTCTCATGATCAAAGTTCAAGTCAGAATAAATATTAGCTCAGGTCACGTGTACAAATGGGCCAAGCACTAATGAATATATTAATAAAGGCGCAGTTGTTGCGGCCATGATTTTTATTATATAGTAGAAAACCAGTGAAAATGATATTCTGCACAGTCAGAAGTAGAAATGATGAAATGGCACTAGTGAAGTCTGTGATCTGGGATGTAAGGGCTCTGTCGAGAGCTGCTCAGGGATAGACAGTCTTACTGCTGCTTCTCAGATTTCTAGTTTGGCACTGGTGACATCTACATTGTATTTCCCGAGAACATGTATGTGGACACTTTCTCATCAAACTAACAGGCCTGATTATAAGCCAGTGAGGTGTGTTGGACACTATTGGAGTCTGTCGTGTGATGGATCGCATGGGAGCTGAAGCGGATGCTACACTTTCAGCACTTCTGCCTCCAAGATCATGGACAGGCGCTTCAACCCCAATTTATTACAGAGGGGGTGAAACGGGCCAAGCGAGGGGCAGGTCCACGGCGATTAGTTatggatgatctatcctgaggataggtcatgggTGGTTTTTgcttgggaaaaccccttttaacacaAATCTGTCACCTTGATAAtgcctatgaggctatacacgTTTGATTTGTCACATCGGAAGGTCTGcatttttatttagattctttttatGGAGAAAAGGTGTGTttttaagtttaaaggggttgtcccgcggcagcaagtggggttaagcacttctgtatggccatattaatgcactttaaatatgagccatacagaagttattcacttaccttccctgcgctggcgtccccgtcgccatggtgccgtctaattcagcgtctaatcgcccgattagacgcgcttgcgcagatgggtctttcccTTCAGCTCAactcggcagcagcggtgttctggctccgccccttgtacgcgtcatcgcgtagctccgccccgtcacacgtgccgattccagccaatcaggaggctggaatcgacacacgtcatgggcagagctacgcgatgacgtgtacaaggAGCGGAGCCagaaacgccgctgctgccgagccgaagggaaaagacccatctgcgcaagcgcgtctaatcgggcgattagacgctgaaattagacggctccatggcgacggggacgccagcagacggagcaggtaagtgaataacttctgtatggctcatatttaatgcacgatgtatattacaaagtgcattaatatggccatacagaagtgcataaccccacttgctatcgcgggacaacccctttaataatcattGTGATTTACGTTTTTAATACttgaatttttttcttctaaatacaGAACCGCGTTAATGAACTAACAATATttaatacttgcctattcctcgtCAGTCCGTCAGTCTTGctgtatcttctcctgtctcctgcagtccctttccccagctcacCTTGCTGCAAGCCGGCCGAATCCTCTATCTCCTGTGATGTTGCGTCCGTTCTctgccgtctccttcctgcaggtcagtgcatgcTATGTCGCTAGTGAcgtaatgttcactgcctagTAGGGAATGCAGAATCCTATTGCCGGAAATTACCAAGACTGCGTATGCACGCTGTCTCGCGGCAATAGTATATGGACACTTGTGTCGAGACAGCGTGCATACGCAGTCTTGGCAATTGCCTGGCAGAGGATTCAACATTCTCTGCTAGGcatgtgaacgctacgtcactagcgACATAgcatgcactgacctgcaggaaggagactgccgagaatggaCGCTAAGTAACGGGAAGAAGATCcgtccggctggaggtgaggtaacccagggactgcaggagccaggagaagatgcagtaagaagactgcctgaggaggaataggtaagtataggagttttttagtttttttttttttaaactaatgacCGAACCCTTTTAAGCCCTGCCACTGACGGTGCTTAATATGCTGATTTGCATAGCAGGCCTAATAGCCATGGCAACATATCTGCACCCTATGATCTGGTCAACAGGGTGTGATGAAGCCACCGCCTGCTCAAGCTAGCTGCTTAGGTTCTACAGTAACTTTTGACCATGGTATTTAATCAGTTAAATGGCCACAATAGAatagcgctgagtgagaagtgaGCAATATTTagcagtgatctgcctgtctaaggcTACTTTCATAAAGCCTGCTTTTTACCAGCAATTGGTGCGGTATTTCAAACACTGCGCTAATCGAGGTAcaacgcttccattgatttcaatgggtttcgcAGACTAGCACTTGAATGTGGCTTATCTAACACTACGGTTTTCTAGCACTGTATGCTCTAGTcttgtgcgtttttaacataccccacaatgatggggtacattaaaaacCACTGTTGAACACAGtgaaatgtgttaaaaaacgcTGCAGTTCTGCGTAAGCACCAACAacgagcagtgatgtcacccgctTGTGCAGATCGTTTAGCCCACAGTCGtcgcgtgtaaatggggcataactCTCGTGTAACCTTTTGTGCCCTTGGttgatgtttcctttttttttttgttttttttgtttttttttttcttgacaagAAAGGTTTAGCAAATATGGTTAAAACACCACAAAATAATAGTACTTTCTGTTGCAGGTTTGGAATGAGAGGACGTGAACTTATAGGTGGCATTGGAAAGACCATGATGCAAAGCGGTGGCACATTTGGAACATTTATGGCCATTGGGATGGGAATTCGATGTTGATCTGCCACTAGTCAATAAACATCTGCTCTTGAGTTCACACAATAAGTCTTTATGAATGTCATTAATGTGTCGCTGGTTAAATTGAATTATTGTGTCATAAATGTCAAACGATCACCattaaaagataaaataaaataaaaactgcaatCCTAATGGTTTCATACCCAGATCAGTCAATGTCTCACACCCTAGGTATTTTGTTGCTTTCAATACACTGTATCTTAAtaaatgtttaacttttttttatttctctttcaTATTGACCAATTATTTGTACCTGCACACTTATCTACCTTGGCTATATTCAGGTTCTGCTCAGTCTTCAATGCAGATCCAGCATaaacttgtggggggggggggtgggggggagatgcAGGctccaaatttttattttttttctgtttgctctGAAAATATAGACACAAATGTGAAAGAGTCCAAAACTTCTAACAAGCATGAGAGCTAAGAAtaataggctgggttcacacactgcTTGTCTAtagcagaatctgcactaaaagtaTAATGCATGTGAACAGGGGATGGAATACAGAAGTTTCAACATAATGGAGGCGCCATGTAACATTTTATGAATCTGAAAACCCACAAGTTTTCAGGCTCTTTCCACTGCATATTTTACCAACTGCAATTTTGTTCcaattaaatagaaaaaaaaactgaagtaaaaCGGAACTGAAAGCATTCAGATTTTTTGAAAACTCTTTGAaatcaatgcagaaaaaaattgatcagtatttatttcagttttacacCATTTCTCTCCTCAAAAAAACTGagcagagacggaaaccctgaacggagtcccaacgcaggtgtgaaagcagccttagtaaTGTTCATGACTGAAAcagtacccttaaaggggttgttccgtgccgaaacaggcttttttttttttcaatagcccccccccccgtttggcgcgagacaaacccgatgcaggggttaaaaaagaaaaccggatagtgcttacctgatccccgcgctccggtgacttcttacttacctggtgaagatggccgccgggatcttctccctcggtggaccgcaggtcttctgtgtggtccattgccgattccagcctcctgattggctggaatcggcacgtgacggggcggagctacaaggagccgctctccggcacgagcggccccattcagaaaagaagaagaccggactgcgcaagcgcgtctaatccggcaattagacgctgaaaattagacagcacaatggagacggggacgctagcaacggaacaggtaagtgaataacttttgtttggctcataattaatgcacaatgtacattacaaagtgcattaatatggccatacagaagtgcttaccccaactttgtttcgcgggacaaccctttaattCTAGAAATTGTAACATTTAAATTAACTCAAATTGCCTCATGCTTTGATACTAAATATCATCTGTAGTTACAAATTTTACCTACCGCTGAGCCAATTTTGTATAGCACTATTCTAACACTTCTATATGCCATATTTCCATGAGGCTTCTGTACTTGATACACAACATGTGAATCGCAAGTTATAAGACTAGTAAGCCGTGTACTGCCATCATAATCGTAACGCTTCAGAATATGCTGGTTTGTGTACATGAGGGATAACCCTTTCTGACGGTTGGGGTGTGCACCCTACAGCTTTCACCTCTGCTGGCTCAGTGTTTCCTGAGCTGGTGAGTGTAGACTAGATACTATGTTGGCCATTACGCTGTGCTCAAAAAAAGTCTGAACAACTgatcaaatgtcattttaaaccaCAAGAAAAGTAAATGAAcgaccatttttatgcaggctgacaCCTCTGTGATAGACaggtgaacgaatagtgcacgatggctgcacgTTTACACGTAACGCTTATTGtccaaatttgtttgtttgaacgaattttgagcagtaatcgttgCATGTATAAATGGGCCCGAGGCAACTTCCACTCAGACgagaacatttttttcctttttttttatatcgcgATGCGACCAgtactacaaatcacatgtatgtgaagccatgcttttcaatgcgtTCATTTatgtagtgatgttttgtagcctgcgacattgcgagagaGAAAAAAGTTGCGAcctgctgaatattgccgcgatttgctaggttttatagcccatgtttccctatggagccctcCTTTGTGTTGCGtcgtacaaaaatgtggttttcgtgcgatgcaacttttacagtaggaagtcctactgtttcacCTAAAATAACCCCTgtcaggcgctgtctgcttcgCCACACATCTCCTTGCAGGTCCCCCCCCCTCACACTTTTCTGTAgccttcagccagtgcttcctggtcaggggttcaaaaaccctgcctccaggaa
This genomic interval carries:
- the ROMO1 gene encoding LOW QUALITY PROTEIN: reactive oxygen species modulator 1 (The sequence of the model RefSeq protein was modified relative to this genomic sequence to represent the inferred CDS: inserted 1 base in 1 codon); translation: MPVAVGGPYGQSQPSCFDKVKMGFMMGFSVGMXAGALFGTFSCLRFGMRGRELIGGIGKTMMQSGGTFGTFMAIGMGIRC